One segment of Xanthomonas oryzae pv. oryzae DNA contains the following:
- a CDS encoding YicC/YloC family endoribonuclease yields the protein MIRSMTAFAGGERITPWGTLGCELRSVNHRFLEVGVRLPEELRALEPLLRERIAAKNSRGKLDLTLRLRAPESAQTLAVNESLLQELGALATRLDGLFPKLQVGFTDLLQLPGVLQVQDVDAPALQALALALLDELVDSFVAARAREGAKLAEAISERVDAIERIAAEVRVLIPVIREGQRAKLAARLADLPHPVDPGRAEQELVLWLQKLDVDEELDRLSSHIAEIRRVLKQREPVGRRLDFLLQEFNREANTLGSKSVDSRTSNAAVDLKVLIDQIREQVQNIE from the coding sequence ATGATCCGAAGCATGACCGCGTTTGCTGGCGGCGAACGCATCACACCCTGGGGCACGCTCGGTTGCGAGCTGCGCTCGGTCAACCACCGCTTTCTGGAAGTGGGTGTGCGTCTGCCCGAGGAATTGCGTGCGCTGGAACCGCTGCTGCGCGAGCGCATTGCGGCAAAAAACAGCCGCGGCAAGCTGGATCTGACGCTGCGCCTGCGGGCGCCGGAAAGCGCGCAGACGCTGGCGGTCAACGAATCGCTGCTGCAGGAACTGGGCGCGCTGGCCACGCGGCTGGATGGCCTGTTTCCCAAGCTGCAGGTGGGCTTCACCGATCTGTTGCAGCTGCCGGGTGTATTGCAGGTGCAGGACGTCGACGCTCCGGCGCTGCAGGCGCTGGCGCTGGCGTTGCTGGACGAACTGGTAGACAGCTTTGTGGCCGCGCGCGCGCGTGAAGGCGCCAAGCTGGCGGAGGCGATCAGCGAGCGGGTGGATGCCATCGAACGCATCGCCGCCGAGGTGCGCGTCTTGATCCCGGTGATCCGCGAAGGTCAGCGCGCCAAGCTGGCTGCACGCCTGGCGGATCTACCGCATCCGGTGGATCCGGGCCGTGCCGAGCAGGAATTGGTGCTGTGGCTGCAGAAGCTCGATGTGGACGAGGAGCTCGACCGTCTGTCCAGCCACATCGCCGAGATCCGTCGCGTGCTCAAGCAGCGCGAGCCGGTCGGGCGCCGGCTGGACTTCCTGCTGCAGGAGTTCAACCGCGAGGCCAACACGCTGGGCTCCAAGTCGGTGGACAGCCGCACCTCCAACGCCGCGGTGGATCTCAAGGTGTTGATCGACCAGATCCGCGAGCAGGTGCAGAACATCGAATAG
- the gmk gene encoding guanylate kinase, which yields MRGTLYIVAAPSGAGKSSIVNATLARDPKIALSISFTSRAPRPGERHSEHYHFVSAEEFQGMIAAGDFFEYALVHGDWKGTARQSVEPQLAAGHDVLLEIDWQGARQVRQKVPDAVSVFILPPSRQALDERMRKRGQDSEDVMAQRLAAAREEMLHFEEFDYVIINETFDTAVSEMCAIFTASRLRRQAQQQRHAGLIQALLD from the coding sequence ATGCGCGGCACACTCTATATCGTTGCGGCCCCTTCGGGCGCCGGCAAGAGCAGCATCGTCAACGCCACCCTGGCACGCGACCCGAAGATCGCCTTGTCGATCTCGTTCACCTCGCGCGCGCCGCGGCCGGGCGAGCGGCATTCCGAGCACTACCACTTCGTCTCTGCCGAGGAGTTTCAGGGCATGATCGCGGCGGGTGATTTCTTCGAATACGCGCTGGTGCATGGGGACTGGAAGGGCACCGCGCGGCAGTCGGTCGAACCGCAGCTGGCTGCCGGTCACGACGTCCTGCTGGAGATCGACTGGCAGGGCGCGCGTCAGGTGCGCCAGAAGGTGCCCGATGCGGTCAGCGTGTTCATCCTGCCGCCCTCGCGCCAGGCGCTGGACGAGCGCATGCGCAAGCGCGGGCAGGACAGCGAGGATGTGATGGCGCAGCGCCTGGCCGCCGCCCGCGAGGAAATGCTGCATTTCGAAGAGTTCGATTACGTGATCATCAACGAAACCTTCGACACCGCGGTGTCGGAGATGTGCGCCATCTTCACCGCCAGCCGGCTGCGGCGGCAGGCGCAACAGCAGCGGCATGCCGGGTTGATCCAGGCGTTGCTGGACTGA